The following are encoded together in the Pleurocapsa sp. FMAR1 genome:
- a CDS encoding phosphatase PAP2 family protein has translation MQPWLHKLASFWLQKVNPQIVSLIATIGTLGLLICLAIIYILAKLSEDVLEREAFGFDKAILLWIHQFANPTLDRIMLNVTRLGNPGTVVFIALLTLGILWWRRYHQEAKIFLLNCLGGAVLSYGLKLAFSRPRPQLWKLLISETSYSYPSGHALGSIVLYGFLAYLLGIHYPRYVKVFYCMAAILIVAIGLSRLYLGVHWPTDVVAGYSVGFLWITFNITMLKLQKA, from the coding sequence ATGCAACCATGGTTACACAAGCTAGCTAGTTTTTGGCTTCAAAAAGTCAACCCTCAAATAGTTTCTTTAATTGCCACGATTGGCACGCTGGGACTGTTGATCTGCTTGGCAATTATTTATATATTAGCCAAACTGTCCGAAGATGTATTAGAACGAGAAGCTTTTGGTTTTGATAAAGCTATTCTGCTCTGGATACATCAATTTGCCAATCCAACATTAGATAGGATAATGCTAAACGTTACACGCTTGGGCAATCCAGGTACAGTGGTATTTATTGCCTTACTTACTTTGGGGATATTATGGTGGCGACGTTACCATCAAGAAGCTAAAATTTTCTTGCTCAACTGTTTGGGTGGTGCAGTTCTCAGTTACGGATTAAAGTTAGCTTTTAGCAGACCTCGCCCTCAACTTTGGAAGTTGCTAATATCCGAAACTTCTTATAGTTATCCCAGCGGTCATGCCTTGGGTTCGATTGTGCTGTATGGTTTTTTAGCTTATCTGCTAGGAATCCATTATCCGCGATATGTCAAAGTCTTCTACTGTATGGCTGCAATATTAATAGTCGCGATTGGTTTGAGTAGACTTTACTTAGGTGTACATTGGCCGACAGATGTGGTTGCTGGCTACAGCGTAGGATTTTTATGGATTACTTTCAACATTACAATGCTGAAATTACAAAAAGCTTAA
- a CDS encoding HEAT repeat domain-containing protein, whose amino-acid sequence MDNRFSNIFNLTEDQAIALLKKPLNTEDGTSERYVGAAHLINFPTERSIQALVEAIEDRDPVLENRIARRKAAESLGRLKAETALPTLTSCLDDADVLTVENAVWAIGEIGTEDRSILEAIAQLLTKPNQTYRVILHTLAKFNYQPAIDRIKPFTSSDDPPTASAAIATLARLTNDYSQMDRVVEFLQHDDINARRACIQDLIDTEYYQAISAIAFAPISIAFRLRGMRLLAAAGIAAGKITFAEIEPSLDRVIRDRPQDIEMVHEYDQPPSIEFLIRELYHTDFGRCYLAGKTLLEVYPELAPQALLQTYQEEAHNDYGAHFHVVKLLGLLNYQPSYELIVEALHNTSPQFQKSRAAAAIALANLQATQAISLLKETLNTPIFELKYACLLALEQLKAPCWSMVADDSNPLIKAKANKQ is encoded by the coding sequence ATGGATAATAGATTTTCTAATATATTTAATTTAACTGAAGACCAGGCGATCGCCTTATTAAAAAAGCCCTTAAATACAGAAGATGGCACATCAGAGCGTTATGTTGGTGCAGCACATCTAATTAATTTTCCCACCGAAAGATCGATTCAAGCTCTAGTTGAAGCCATAGAAGATCGCGATCCTGTTTTGGAAAATCGTATTGCCAGGCGTAAAGCAGCTGAGAGTTTAGGACGTTTAAAAGCTGAAACAGCTTTACCAACCCTAACATCTTGTTTAGACGATGCAGATGTCCTAACGGTAGAAAATGCGGTGTGGGCAATTGGCGAAATTGGCACAGAAGATCGATCTATCCTCGAAGCGATCGCCCAACTACTAACTAAGCCTAATCAAACCTATCGCGTTATTCTGCACACCTTAGCTAAGTTTAATTACCAGCCAGCTATAGATAGAATTAAACCATTTACTAGCAGCGACGATCCACCAACCGCCAGTGCTGCGATCGCTACTTTAGCTCGTTTGACTAATGACTATAGCCAGATGGATCGGGTTGTCGAGTTTTTGCAACACGATGATATTAACGCCAGACGCGCCTGCATTCAAGATTTAATTGATACAGAATACTATCAGGCAATTTCCGCGATCGCTTTTGCACCTATCTCTATAGCATTTCGCTTACGAGGCATGAGATTACTTGCTGCTGCGGGTATAGCTGCGGGTAAAATAACTTTTGCTGAAATTGAACCTAGCTTAGATCGAGTAATCCGCGATCGCCCTCAAGACATTGAAATGGTACACGAGTACGATCAGCCACCATCGATAGAGTTTTTAATTAGAGAACTTTACCATACCGATTTTGGCAGGTGCTATCTGGCAGGAAAAACCCTTTTAGAAGTTTACCCTGAGCTTGCACCCCAAGCTTTATTGCAAACCTACCAAGAAGAAGCGCATAACGACTATGGCGCACATTTCCATGTGGTTAAGCTGTTGGGTTTACTTAATTACCAGCCTAGTTACGAGCTAATTGTAGAAGCCCTACACAATACCTCGCCTCAGTTTCAAAAATCCCGCGCAGCAGCAGCGATCGCTTTAGCAAATCTTCAAGCAACTCAAGCAATTTCCTTACTAAAAGAAACTTTAAATACGCCAATTTTTGAGCTTAAATATGCTTGTCTGTTAGCCTTAGAACAGCTAAAAGCTCCTTGCTGGTCAATGGTAGCTGATGATTCAAATCCGCTAATCAAAGCTAAAGCTAACAAACAATAA
- a CDS encoding LysR family transcriptional regulator, whose product MRIEQLQAFIAITETGNFGHAAKRCGITQSTISRQIQSLEQDLGLSLFHRSTQAKLTLGGEKLLPRAQKICQEWSKATNECADLIAGKQPELCVAAIHSVCAHYLPPILQQFCQDYPEVQLRVTALGSDRALKVLRDGLIDLAIVMNNRFLTASAEVELTVLYEEEIDVLMAADHPLSKLTTIPLLELVKYPQIVFKDGYGMQRLVQDWFKEQNVQVKTAMELNTLDAFRGVIRQGEMIALLPNKALIDSYNDPTLAIRPISQPDIATSITGEIDAVLTRQVVMVTTRDRLMIPPIAHFYQLVKDMAKSANQSTMQLISK is encoded by the coding sequence ATGCGAATTGAGCAGTTGCAAGCATTTATTGCGATTACAGAAACAGGAAATTTTGGGCATGCAGCTAAAAGATGTGGCATTACCCAGTCTACTATTAGCCGTCAAATACAGTCATTAGAACAAGATTTGGGTTTATCCTTATTTCACCGTAGCACCCAAGCCAAGTTAACCTTAGGCGGGGAAAAGTTGTTGCCTAGGGCGCAAAAAATTTGCCAGGAATGGAGCAAAGCTACTAATGAATGTGCAGATTTAATTGCTGGTAAGCAGCCTGAACTCTGTGTTGCAGCTATTCATTCGGTTTGCGCTCATTATTTACCGCCAATTCTGCAACAATTTTGTCAAGACTACCCTGAAGTCCAGTTGAGAGTTACGGCTCTAGGTAGCGATCGCGCTTTAAAGGTTTTGCGGGATGGCTTGATTGATTTGGCAATTGTGATGAACAATCGTTTTCTCACTGCTTCTGCTGAAGTTGAATTGACTGTACTTTACGAAGAAGAGATAGATGTTTTGATGGCTGCCGACCATCCTTTGAGCAAGCTAACAACTATTCCCCTTTTGGAATTAGTTAAGTACCCCCAGATCGTGTTTAAAGATGGCTATGGTATGCAAAGATTAGTTCAAGACTGGTTTAAAGAGCAAAATGTGCAAGTTAAAACTGCTATGGAGTTAAATACTCTTGATGCTTTTCGAGGAGTAATTCGCCAGGGAGAAATGATTGCTCTTTTGCCCAACAAAGCTCTGATCGATTCCTATAATGACCCCACCCTAGCCATCAGACCTATTTCTCAACCTGATATAGCCACAAGCATCACTGGAGAAATAGATGCAGTTTTAACCCGCCAGGTAGTGATGGTGACAACTCGCGATCGCCTGATGATTCCTCCCATTGCTCACTTTTACCAACTAGTCAAAGATATGGCAAAATCTGCCAACCAGTCTACTATGCAGCTAATCAGTAAGTAA
- a CDS encoding anthranilate phosphoribosyltransferase family protein: MSDEFRELLKRVGSGTHTSKNLTRAEAAKATKMMLLQEATPAQIGAFMIAHRIKRPTPEELAGILDAFDPLSSKIEINPKHSYKPVVLGTPYDGRSRTVPVTTITALILAAADIPVVMHGGDCMPTKYGIPLSEIWQQLGVDFSEFNLAQAQKIYNQSNVGFIYLPQHFQAAHDFVTFREQIGKRPPFATAELVWSPVTGDCHLVAGFVHPPTEERFRSTFKLRQTKDFTLVKGLEGSCDLACSRTGIIAMSSSEKSFERLLLDPKDYDLNGSDIPLESTEQAIALIKAVIQGDNSKLFPAAILNGGFYLWRFKQASSLESAFELAEKILSTGEVAAKLTQLQMGAKTATLI; this comes from the coding sequence ATGAGCGATGAGTTTCGAGAATTATTAAAAAGAGTTGGTAGCGGTACTCATACGAGCAAAAATCTTACTCGTGCTGAAGCCGCAAAAGCTACTAAGATGATGTTGTTGCAAGAAGCGACTCCTGCGCAAATTGGAGCTTTTATGATTGCTCATCGAATCAAGCGTCCAACTCCAGAAGAATTAGCGGGAATCCTCGACGCTTTCGATCCATTAAGTTCAAAGATAGAAATCAACCCAAAACACTCTTATAAGCCAGTGGTGTTAGGCACTCCTTATGATGGGCGATCGCGAACTGTGCCAGTTACCACAATTACCGCCTTAATTTTAGCTGCTGCGGACATCCCTGTCGTCATGCACGGAGGAGACTGTATGCCCACCAAATATGGCATTCCCCTGAGCGAAATTTGGCAACAGCTAGGAGTAGATTTTTCTGAGTTCAACCTAGCTCAAGCTCAGAAGATCTATAACCAAAGCAACGTGGGCTTTATTTACCTGCCACAACACTTCCAGGCTGCTCATGATTTTGTGACCTTTCGTGAACAAATCGGCAAGCGTCCTCCTTTCGCCACTGCGGAATTAGTCTGGAGTCCTGTAACGGGAGATTGTCATTTGGTAGCTGGGTTTGTCCATCCACCAACCGAAGAGCGTTTTCGCTCAACTTTTAAGCTTCGTCAGACTAAAGACTTTACTTTAGTTAAGGGTTTAGAAGGTAGCTGCGATCTTGCTTGTAGTCGTACAGGAATTATTGCTATGAGTAGCTCAGAAAAAAGCTTTGAACGCCTTTTACTTGACCCAAAAGACTACGACTTGAATGGTTCTGATATTCCCTTAGAATCCACAGAGCAGGCGATCGCTTTAATTAAAGCAGTTATTCAAGGAGATAACAGTAAACTATTTCCTGCTGCCATCCTCAACGGTGGTTTTTATTTATGGCGTTTTAAACAAGCTTCTAGTTTAGAATCTGCTTTTGAGTTAGCCGAAAAAATATTGTCTACAGGAGAAGTTGCAGCCAAACTTACTCAGCTACAAATGGGTGCAAAAACTGCAACACTTATTTAA